One genomic segment of Streptomyces sp. NBC_00239 includes these proteins:
- a CDS encoding CAP domain-containing protein — MGRHRSTAPRPGKRTAPVRTGLLGVTAAAALGVAAVASGLVPVGDNFVLGGSSSDAAPKVKVEAKASPAAERVNGGLKSLTDSSASGSSGGGGGTGRASAGASKSASASPSPSASAPASAKPKAPASAKPKASASAKASPTLKPKPEPKPSVQKTVERTTPAPEPTTAPERPATSGGESAAEAAVLALVNQERARAGCRPVRQNPPLATLAGAFSKDMADRGFFDHTDPDGATPWDRASNAGISGLGGENIARGQADAEAVMASWMNSPGHRANILNCEFRTLGVGTHFAAGGPWWTQDFGF; from the coding sequence ATGGGACGCCACCGAAGCACCGCGCCGCGCCCCGGCAAGCGGACCGCCCCCGTGCGCACCGGTCTGCTGGGCGTCACCGCTGCGGCGGCGCTCGGTGTCGCCGCCGTGGCCTCCGGCCTGGTGCCGGTCGGTGACAACTTCGTGCTCGGCGGGAGCAGCTCCGACGCCGCGCCCAAGGTGAAGGTCGAGGCGAAGGCCTCCCCGGCCGCCGAGCGCGTCAACGGCGGCCTGAAAAGCCTGACCGACAGTTCCGCTTCCGGCTCCTCGGGCGGTGGCGGCGGCACCGGCCGCGCTTCCGCCGGAGCTTCGAAATCTGCTTCCGCTTCACCTTCCCCCAGCGCGTCCGCCCCGGCCTCCGCGAAGCCGAAGGCCCCGGCCTCCGCGAAGCCGAAGGCCTCGGCCTCCGCCAAGGCCTCCCCCACGCTGAAGCCGAAGCCCGAGCCGAAGCCGAGCGTGCAGAAGACGGTGGAGCGGACCACGCCGGCGCCCGAGCCGACGACCGCCCCGGAGCGGCCCGCGACGTCCGGCGGGGAGTCGGCCGCGGAGGCCGCGGTGCTGGCCCTGGTGAACCAGGAGCGCGCCCGGGCCGGCTGCCGTCCGGTCCGCCAAAACCCGCCGCTCGCCACGCTGGCCGGCGCGTTCAGCAAGGACATGGCCGACCGGGGCTTCTTCGACCACACGGACCCGGACGGGGCCACCCCCTGGGACCGTGCCTCGAACGCCGGCATCTCGGGCCTCGGCGGCGAGAACATCGCCCGCGGCCAGGCCGACGCGGAGGCCGTGATGGCCTCCTGGATGAACAGCCCCGGCCACCGGGCCAACATCCTCAACTGCGAGTTCCGCACCCTGGGCGTCGGCACGCACTTCGCCGCCGGCGGCCCCTGGTGGACCCAGGACTTCGGCTTCTAG